In the genome of Thermoanaerobaculia bacterium, the window CGACGCGCGCGGGCTTCCGCTCTTCGAAACGCTCGCGCAGGACTTTCGCTACGGCGCCCGGATGATCCGCCGGAGTCCGGGCTCCGCCGCCGTCGCGATCGCGACGCTGGCGCTCGGGATCGGCGTCAACGCGGCATTTTTCTCGGCGGTCAACGCGATCCTCCTCCGCCCGCTCCCCTTCACGCACGAGAACCGGCTCCTCCTGCTCCACCAGCCCGCGCCGGGAGCCGGGGTCGAGGACGCGCAATTCTCCCCGCCCGAAGTCCGCGATCTCGCGGAGCAGAGCCGCACCCTCGATTCGATCGCCGAATACCACTCGATGGAGTTCACCCTGCTCGGCCACGGCGATCCGATTCGCGTGCGAACCGGCGTCGTCTCGGCGTCGTTCTTCGACCTGCTCGGCGTGCGGCCGGCCCTCGGGCGGACGTTCCGCGCGGGCGAGGACGGGCACGGCGCTCCCCCCGTCCTCGTCCTCTCGCACGACTTCTGGCAGAACACGCTGGGCGGCGATCCCGCGATCGTCGGGAAAGCCTTCGAGATGAACGACCGGGTCCACACCGTCGTCGGCGTGCTCCCGGCCCTCCCGCAATACCCGGACGAGAACGACGTCTACATGCCGGTCTCGGCCTGCCCGTTCCGCGCCCGAAAGGGATGGGACGAAAACCGCGGGGGACGCGGGCTCACGGTCTTCGCGCGGCGGCGCATCGGCTCGACGACCGAGCAGGCCCGCCGGGAGCTCGGGGTGATCGCCGCCCGGCTCCGGACGCGCTACCCCGACGCGTATCCCGCCGGCGCCCGGTCGACGTTCGACGCGAGTCCCCTCCGGGACGATCTCACCCGCAACGCCCGCCTCACGTTCGTCGCTCTGCTGGCGACCGCCGGATTCGTGCTGCTGATCGCCTGCGCCAACGTCGCGAACCTCACCCTCGCCCGCCTCTCGCGGCGCCGCCGCGAGCTCGCGGTCCGAGCCGCGATCGGCGCGGGCCGGGCGCGGATCCTCCGGCAGCTCGTGACGGAGAGCACGATGATCGCGCTCGCCGGGGGCGCCCTCGGCCTCGGCATCGCGCTCGTCAGCCGGCATTTCCTCGTGTCGTTCGCCGGACGCTTCACCCCGCGCGCCGCCGAGATCTCGGTCGACGGCCGCGTCCTGCTCTTCACCGTCGCCGTCTCGCTCGTCACCGGAATCGCCTTCGGCGCGTTTCCCGGGCTTCGCGGCATGCGCGACCTCGCCGGCGCGCTCAAGGAATCCGACGAAGGGCGGACCGTCGCCGGAGGGCGGCGCGGCAACGGTCTGCTCGTCATCCCCCAGGTCGCCGTCTCGCTCGTGCTCCTCGTCGCGGCCGGCCTCCTCGTCAAGAGCCTCATCCGGCTCTCGCGGGTCGATCCGGGTTTCGCGCCCGAGAACGTCCTGACCGCGCGCGTCTCGCTCGACTGGTCCCGTTACACGAAACCGGAACAGTCCCGGGCGCTCTACGACCGGCTCCTCGAGAAGGTCTCCGGATTCCCGGGCGTTCGCGAGGCGGCGGTCGCCTCCGCGTTCCCGTTTTCCGGCGGCACCCCCTTCAATTCGGACATGGAGATCGAA includes:
- a CDS encoding ABC transporter permease, which produces MNPRTLFRRIGRVARRDQLDAEAERELAFHVDMRTAQLTESGTPPEESRRRALAEFGGRIQVRESCRDARGLPLFETLAQDFRYGARMIRRSPGSAAVAIATLALGIGVNAAFFSAVNAILLRPLPFTHENRLLLLHQPAPGAGVEDAQFSPPEVRDLAEQSRTLDSIAEYHSMEFTLLGHGDPIRVRTGVVSASFFDLLGVRPALGRTFRAGEDGHGAPPVLVLSHDFWQNTLGGDPAIVGKAFEMNDRVHTVVGVLPALPQYPDENDVYMPVSACPFRARKGWDENRGGRGLTVFARRRIGSTTEQARRELGVIAARLRTRYPDAYPAGARSTFDASPLRDDLTRNARLTFVALLATAGFVLLIACANVANLTLARLSRRRRELAVRAAIGAGRARILRQLVTESTMIALAGGALGLGIALVSRHFLVSFAGRFTPRAAEISVDGRVLLFTVAVSLVTGIAFGAFPGLRGMRDLAGALKESDEGRTVAGGRRGNGLLVIPQVAVSLVLLVAAGLLVKSLIRLSRVDPGFAPENVLTARVSLDWSRYTKPEQSRALYDRLLEKVSGFPGVREAAVASAFPFSGGTPFNSDMEIEGRPTPAGQAAPQVYPQVVGPAFFRVVGIPLLRGRAFTDHEMPDARDAHLVVVVNAAFARRYFGSEAAALGHRINIGGPPVDWREIVGVVGDVKQFGLDKPAGEEAYVPYVQGGGNTMRVLVRASSDPERLSRQLVAAVHELDRTAPVSDVHTLERLKHSSLDSPRLTTTLFTGFALLALAIAAAGIGAVTAFSVGQRTREIGIRMALGASKRDVLGMVLRQGMRPVFIGLAIGLAGAFAFARVLSALLYTVAPTDLPTFLLVSAALVATAAVACLVPGRRAVRVDPMVALRS